In a genomic window of Hyphomonas sp.:
- the mutL gene encoding DNA mismatch repair endonuclease MutL, translated as MADSVRSRPEIRKLPPDVVNRIAAGEVVERPAAAVKELVENALDAGARRISVSIEAGGLKRIIIEDDGCGMSADDLLVALERHATSKLVPDDGGRVDLLNIHTMGFRGEALPSIASVSRCSISSRAAGEDAAEVFVEAGRMEGPRPAAFTGRGETGTRIEVRDLFYATPARLKFMKGERAEAMAVTDTVKRLAMANPHVAISLENNGRNSLRYAAEAEGAAGQLARLGAIMGRDFRENALEIDAEREGVRLSGFAGLPTLNRGNAQMQFLFVNGRPVKDRMLNGVIRAAYQDFLARDRHPLAALFVDLDPEYVDVNVHPAKTEVRFRDAGNVRGLMIGALRHALAAAGHRASTTVANYALGKVKIEEATSPNLWSVPPAPERQASPSSYYRQPVGPDLDQPLPPSAAALHGLSEAPPPVFRHDGAPSARVEPGATPAQGVPGDFPLGVARAQLHETYVVAQTADGIVIVDQHAAHERLVYEDMKRQMAAGGVKRQALLIPDVVELSEDEAARVLERADELAELGLEIEPFGAGAICVRATPALFGEMDAMGLIRDLADDFAEYDAGLALKERFEEVMGNMACRGSVRAGRRLNGEEMNALLRQMEATPHSGQCNHGRPTYVELKLADIERLFGRRG; from the coding sequence ATGGCTGATTCCGTCCGATCCCGCCCCGAAATACGCAAGCTGCCCCCCGATGTCGTGAACCGGATTGCGGCCGGTGAAGTGGTCGAACGCCCGGCTGCGGCGGTCAAGGAACTGGTCGAGAACGCCCTTGATGCGGGGGCGCGGCGCATTTCGGTATCGATCGAGGCCGGCGGCCTGAAGCGGATCATCATCGAGGATGATGGTTGTGGCATGTCTGCCGATGACCTGCTGGTCGCTCTGGAGCGGCACGCCACGTCAAAACTCGTCCCGGATGATGGCGGACGGGTTGATCTGCTCAACATCCATACGATGGGGTTTCGCGGCGAAGCGTTGCCGTCGATTGCCTCCGTCAGCCGGTGCAGCATTTCCTCGCGTGCCGCAGGCGAGGATGCTGCGGAAGTGTTTGTCGAGGCCGGACGGATGGAAGGCCCCCGCCCGGCAGCGTTTACCGGGCGCGGCGAGACCGGAACGCGGATCGAAGTGCGGGACCTGTTCTATGCAACGCCCGCCCGGCTGAAATTCATGAAGGGCGAACGCGCCGAAGCGATGGCCGTGACCGACACGGTGAAACGGCTGGCCATGGCCAATCCGCATGTGGCGATCTCGCTGGAGAACAATGGCCGCAACTCCCTGAGATATGCCGCCGAAGCGGAAGGTGCGGCCGGGCAATTGGCAAGGCTGGGCGCAATCATGGGGCGGGACTTCCGTGAGAACGCCCTTGAAATCGATGCGGAACGCGAAGGCGTGCGCCTCAGCGGATTTGCCGGGCTGCCGACGCTGAACCGCGGCAATGCGCAGATGCAGTTCCTGTTCGTCAATGGCCGGCCGGTGAAGGACCGGATGCTGAATGGTGTCATCCGGGCGGCGTATCAGGATTTCCTGGCGCGGGACCGTCACCCGCTGGCCGCCCTGTTCGTGGATCTGGATCCGGAATATGTCGATGTGAACGTGCATCCGGCGAAGACGGAAGTCCGCTTCCGGGACGCAGGGAATGTGCGAGGGCTGATGATTGGTGCGCTGCGCCATGCCTTAGCAGCGGCCGGGCACCGGGCCTCCACCACCGTAGCAAACTACGCCCTCGGCAAGGTGAAGATCGAGGAGGCGACTTCTCCGAATCTCTGGTCCGTGCCGCCGGCACCAGAACGCCAGGCTTCGCCCTCGTCCTATTATCGCCAACCCGTCGGGCCGGATCTGGACCAGCCCCTGCCGCCGTCCGCTGCGGCCCTGCACGGGCTGAGCGAAGCCCCGCCCCCTGTCTTTCGCCACGATGGGGCCCCCTCGGCGCGTGTGGAGCCCGGGGCCACGCCCGCGCAGGGCGTGCCTGGCGACTTTCCGCTTGGCGTGGCCCGCGCGCAATTGCACGAAACCTATGTCGTGGCGCAGACGGCGGACGGGATCGTCATTGTCGATCAGCACGCCGCACATGAGCGCCTCGTCTATGAAGACATGAAGCGGCAGATGGCGGCTGGCGGCGTGAAACGGCAGGCGCTGTTGATTCCGGACGTGGTGGAACTCTCCGAAGACGAAGCCGCCCGTGTGCTGGAGCGTGCAGACGAACTGGCTGAACTCGGTTTGGAGATTGAACCCTTTGGCGCTGGTGCGATCTGCGTGCGGGCGACCCCGGCCCTGTTCGGCGAAATGGATGCGATGGGACTGATCCGCGACCTTGCCGATGATTTTGCCGAATATGATGCCGGGCTTGCCCTGAAGGAGCGGTTCGAGGAAGTGATGGGCAATATGGCATGCCGCGGTTCGGTTCGGGCCGGTCGTCGCCTCAATGGCGAGGAGATGAACGCGTTGCTGCGCCAGATGGAGGCCACGCCGCACTCAGGCCAGTGCAATCACGGCCGGCCGACCTATGTGGAACTGAAACTGGCCGACATAGAACGCCTGTTCGGGCGGCGAGGCTGA
- a CDS encoding cytochrome c family protein, translating into MKMISSIAIAALVGLAACGGSDAPANETPAEPAPAAATPAATPAPAAPATDAPSPFAALPAPYNTADYARGRRTWKLCQSCHLTAEGAGNLVGPNLHGLFGREAGTLDGFAYSPALQEADFVWTPEQVDHWLENPRTFLPGNRMTFAGVRKPEDRIAVVAYLMSETGYDAAAMPDTAEE; encoded by the coding sequence ATGAAGATGATTTCCTCCATCGCAATCGCCGCCCTTGTGGGGCTTGCTGCCTGTGGCGGCTCGGATGCCCCCGCAAATGAAACGCCTGCTGAGCCCGCTCCGGCCGCGGCCACCCCGGCCGCCACGCCCGCACCCGCGGCGCCTGCAACGGACGCCCCATCGCCCTTCGCGGCCCTGCCTGCACCCTACAACACGGCAGACTATGCGCGCGGCCGCCGGACATGGAAACTCTGCCAGTCCTGCCACCTGACCGCCGAAGGCGCCGGCAATCTGGTCGGCCCAAACCTGCATGGCCTGTTCGGTCGCGAAGCCGGTACGCTGGACGGTTTTGCCTATTCTCCGGCCCTGCAGGAAGCCGATTTCGTCTGGACCCCGGAACAGGTCGATCATTGGCTCGAAAATCCGCGCACCTTCCTGCCCGGCAACCGCATGACCTTTGCGGGCGTCCGCAAGCCTGAAGACCGGATCGCGGTTGTCGCCTATCTGATGAGCGAAACCGGATATGACGCCGCCGCGATGCCGGACACGGCGGAGGAATAG
- a CDS encoding MarR family transcriptional regulator, with protein MMIAETQETANNSLGESFLKSLSLLEQAHRRLHDVVKDDLERGGERSLTGVQALLLYEIGEGEAPASVLRARGAFAGTSLSYNVKKLQEGGYLIQTRSEDDKRTVTLSLTERGLKVRKRVEALFEKQAGALEPTASVRPDDLSQLNKTISRLERFWSDQIRFRL; from the coding sequence ATGATGATTGCAGAAACGCAGGAAACTGCGAACAATAGTCTTGGTGAATCCTTCCTGAAGTCTTTGTCTTTGCTTGAGCAGGCGCACCGTCGTCTTCACGATGTTGTCAAAGACGATCTGGAGCGCGGCGGCGAACGGTCCCTGACCGGTGTTCAGGCCCTGCTGCTTTATGAAATTGGTGAAGGCGAGGCCCCGGCGTCTGTTCTGCGTGCTCGCGGCGCCTTTGCCGGCACCAGCCTGTCCTACAACGTCAAGAAACTGCAGGAAGGCGGCTATCTCATTCAGACGCGTTCCGAGGATGACAAGCGCACCGTCACGCTCAGCCTGACCGAGCGCGGCCTCAAAGTCCGCAAGCGGGTCGAAGCCCTGTTCGAAAAGCAGGCCGGTGCCCTGGAGCCGACCGCCAGCGTCCGTCCGGATGACCTGTCCCAGCTTAACAAGACCATCTCGCGCCTTGAGCGTTTCTGGTCAGACCAGATCCGTTTCCGTCTCTAG
- a CDS encoding DUF805 domain-containing protein — MRGQVLKADSAEGLGIILGDDGARYKFSQAQVRDDNRLVQGHEVDFVAMGDEARDIYLLQPRGAQAAAAAPAQAPMAAAAAPAYARIPAVKSDGIWTYFLRCLSSNYFQFHGRARRQEYWGFILFYILTFFVALILDTILTLAVFGVDDSDGYFLPIFTVLWWLYTIIPGIAVTVRRFHDQDLSGWMYLLNLIPYIGGLIVLVFMFIDSRPEENVHGPSPKYGARSMADTFA; from the coding sequence ATGCGCGGACAGGTTTTGAAGGCGGATTCCGCCGAGGGGCTCGGCATCATTCTTGGGGATGATGGCGCACGCTACAAATTCTCTCAGGCGCAGGTGCGCGATGACAACCGGCTGGTGCAGGGCCATGAAGTTGATTTCGTGGCCATGGGCGATGAAGCGCGTGACATCTACCTGCTTCAGCCGCGCGGGGCGCAAGCGGCAGCGGCTGCTCCGGCGCAGGCGCCCATGGCTGCTGCGGCGGCGCCGGCCTATGCCCGAATCCCGGCAGTGAAGAGTGACGGCATCTGGACCTATTTTCTCCGGTGCCTGTCCTCCAATTACTTCCAGTTCCATGGCCGCGCGCGCCGACAGGAGTATTGGGGCTTTATCCTGTTCTACATTCTGACGTTCTTTGTTGCGCTCATACTGGACACCATTCTGACACTGGCAGTATTCGGCGTGGATGACTCCGATGGATACTTCCTGCCGATCTTCACGGTCCTCTGGTGGCTTTACACCATCATTCCCGGCATCGCGGTCACCGTACGTCGGTTCCACGACCAGGACCTGTCCGGCTGGATGTATCTGCTGAACCTGATCCCCTATATCGGCGGCCTGATCGTGCTGGTCTTCATGTTCATCGACAGCCGGCCAGAAGAGAATGTGCATGGCCCGAGTCCGAAATACGGGGCCCGGAGCATGGCCGACACGTTTGCCTGA
- a CDS encoding enoyl-CoA hydratase/isomerase family protein, giving the protein MSNEVSVEVHRGVGRITLTRPKALHALNAPMCDTILAALERWAEDPTVYLVMIDHEDGTRGFCAGGDIRMLAESGAGDAGEARAFFRVEYRMNAALKTFPKPVLAIMDGVTMGGGVGLSVHGSHRVATERTLFAMPETGIGLFPDVGGGWFLPRLSGELGTWLALTGARLKGVDVAAARVATHYLPSELIPNLKKQVESADFSVGAAEMLNEILRGLTHAVPPGSFEAHREVIDACFARETAEEIVAALEASGDDWAVEQAATLRTKSPETVKVALRQVREGAKMETFEDNMRMEYRIGWRKVQSHDFLEGVRAVIIDKDNDPKWQPATLEEVSEADVAAYFEQLGADELTFGD; this is encoded by the coding sequence ATGTCGAATGAGGTATCGGTCGAGGTCCATCGCGGTGTGGGCCGCATCACGCTGACCCGTCCGAAGGCGCTGCACGCGCTGAATGCGCCGATGTGCGACACGATTCTGGCGGCGCTGGAGCGTTGGGCCGAGGATCCCACCGTCTACCTGGTCATGATTGATCATGAGGACGGCACGCGGGGGTTCTGTGCCGGGGGGGACATTCGCATGCTGGCCGAAAGTGGCGCAGGCGATGCCGGCGAGGCGCGGGCCTTCTTCCGTGTCGAATACCGCATGAATGCCGCGCTGAAGACTTTTCCCAAGCCGGTGCTGGCCATCATGGACGGTGTGACGATGGGCGGCGGGGTCGGCTTGTCGGTGCACGGCTCCCATCGCGTTGCGACTGAGCGCACCCTGTTCGCCATGCCGGAAACCGGGATCGGCCTGTTCCCGGATGTCGGCGGTGGCTGGTTCCTGCCGCGACTGTCCGGCGAACTTGGTACCTGGCTCGCCCTGACCGGTGCGCGCCTGAAGGGTGTGGACGTGGCGGCTGCGCGCGTGGCGACCCATTATCTGCCGTCCGAACTGATCCCGAATTTGAAGAAGCAGGTGGAAAGTGCCGACTTCTCCGTTGGCGCGGCCGAGATGCTGAACGAGATCCTGCGGGGTCTGACCCATGCTGTCCCGCCGGGCAGTTTCGAGGCTCATCGCGAGGTGATCGATGCGTGCTTTGCCCGGGAGACGGCCGAGGAGATTGTCGCGGCATTGGAGGCTTCCGGCGATGACTGGGCCGTGGAGCAGGCGGCTACCCTTCGCACCAAGTCGCCGGAGACGGTGAAGGTGGCGCTGCGCCAGGTGCGTGAAGGCGCAAAGATGGAAACCTTCGAGGACAATATGCGGATGGAGTACCGCATTGGCTGGCGCAAGGTGCAGAGCCATGACTTCCTCGAAGGCGTGCGCGCCGTGATCATCGACAAGGACAATGACCCGAAATGGCAGCCCGCGACGCTGGAGGAGGTCAGCGAGGCAGATGTCGCGGCATATTTCGAGCAGCTTGGGGCCGATGAATTGACCTTTGGGGATTGA
- a CDS encoding zinc-dependent metalloprotease, protein MRGLKNLAGALVAALLVPVAWAQTGDWTEETEALVHKDGFVDLYLDGEGGRILVALPAPDEDGVALRAIQATGLTAGLGSNPIGLDRGRANAGEIVAFRQVGDRVIAEIENWTYRASADNPLERKAVRDSFARSFVWSGEILGTGPEGEILVDLSSYLTRDTMDVRAALKQHPDGGTFQVSKDLSMPDVDAALAFPDNVELDAFLTLTSDEPKSEVWATAADARSVTLVQHTSLVRLPDDGYTPRRFDPRSGAIDVGFYDFSAPLTGQVGQAYARRFRLEKQDPSADSSPAKEPIVFYVDSGAPEEIRNALIEGASWWAEAFEAAGFPDSYRVEVLPEGAHPLDVRYNVIQWVHRQTRGWSYGGGLTDPRTGEMLKANVILGSQRVRQDRMIFEGLAGASKTGTGAADDPVEIALSRIRQLSAHEVGHTLGFAHNFAASSNDRASVMDYPAPWVRIGQAGDLDFSAAYDTGIGEWDKVATMWLYRQYPDGTDEDAAGDALLESARAGGLRFIDDPQGRGVGTAHPHASVWDNGADPVAALTEVMQVRQVALDRFGADVLRTGQPSSGLRAVIVPIYLYHRYQVNAAAKMIGGYDFHYAETGEADLAGTAVPAARQKAALDALVATLDPAALDLPDDTLNLLTPPMVSFRGANAGAEYFPGETGAMFDLLAAADTAASMTLSAVLHPQRVARLIETRRRDTSALGYDDVLQALEGAVFRTVSSPRQAGILHREQVRYVSTLIDLSGNGQATPEVVMQTNAYLAGLEGRLSKRQRRMPDSDAAVRMELARRIGAHLDRPSPAAPPSSSAIDIPPGSPIGAGSAEACWHCDTDWLSR, encoded by the coding sequence GTGCGGGGATTGAAAAATTTGGCAGGAGCGCTGGTGGCGGCGCTGCTTGTGCCTGTTGCGTGGGCGCAGACAGGTGACTGGACCGAGGAAACCGAGGCGCTGGTCCACAAGGACGGCTTTGTCGACCTCTATCTGGATGGTGAAGGCGGGCGCATCCTGGTTGCGCTGCCCGCCCCGGATGAGGACGGCGTTGCCCTACGCGCCATTCAGGCGACGGGGCTGACGGCCGGGCTGGGCTCCAATCCCATCGGCCTGGACCGGGGGCGGGCCAATGCCGGCGAGATCGTTGCCTTCCGTCAGGTGGGCGACAGGGTCATCGCGGAAATCGAGAACTGGACCTATCGCGCGAGCGCCGACAATCCGCTGGAGCGCAAGGCGGTGAGGGATTCCTTTGCGCGCAGCTTCGTCTGGTCGGGTGAAATCCTGGGCACCGGGCCGGAGGGGGAGATCCTCGTGGACCTGTCCTCCTACCTGACCCGTGACACAATGGATGTGCGGGCGGCGCTGAAACAGCATCCCGATGGCGGGACCTTCCAGGTGTCGAAGGATTTGTCCATGCCGGATGTGGACGCGGCACTGGCCTTTCCGGACAATGTGGAACTCGATGCCTTCCTGACGCTGACCAGTGACGAGCCGAAATCAGAGGTCTGGGCCACGGCGGCCGATGCGCGTTCAGTGACGCTGGTGCAGCACACTTCGCTCGTGCGCCTGCCGGATGATGGCTACACACCGCGCCGGTTTGATCCGCGCAGCGGCGCCATTGATGTCGGCTTCTATGATTTCTCGGCGCCTCTGACGGGGCAGGTCGGCCAGGCCTATGCGCGCCGGTTCCGGCTGGAAAAGCAGGACCCGAGCGCAGACAGCAGCCCGGCGAAGGAGCCAATCGTCTTCTATGTGGATTCCGGCGCGCCGGAGGAAATTCGCAATGCGCTGATCGAAGGCGCATCCTGGTGGGCCGAAGCATTCGAGGCGGCAGGCTTTCCGGACTCCTACCGTGTGGAAGTCCTGCCCGAAGGCGCGCACCCGCTGGATGTGCGCTACAATGTGATCCAGTGGGTGCACCGCCAGACCCGGGGCTGGTCCTATGGCGGCGGCCTGACCGATCCGCGTACGGGTGAAATGCTGAAGGCGAATGTCATTCTGGGCAGCCAGCGCGTGCGTCAGGACCGGATGATTTTCGAAGGGCTTGCCGGTGCCTCGAAGACCGGCACCGGTGCGGCAGACGACCCCGTCGAGATTGCCCTGTCACGCATCCGCCAGCTGTCGGCGCATGAGGTCGGTCACACGCTGGGCTTTGCGCACAATTTTGCGGCCTCATCGAATGACCGGGCGTCGGTGATGGACTATCCGGCGCCCTGGGTGCGGATCGGGCAGGCGGGCGATCTCGATTTCTCCGCTGCCTATGACACCGGCATCGGCGAGTGGGACAAGGTGGCCACGATGTGGCTGTACCGCCAGTATCCGGACGGGACGGATGAGGATGCTGCGGGAGATGCGCTGCTGGAATCGGCGCGGGCCGGCGGGCTGCGTTTTATCGATGATCCGCAGGGGCGCGGCGTGGGGACGGCGCACCCGCATGCCAGCGTCTGGGACAATGGCGCCGATCCCGTGGCTGCGCTGACGGAAGTAATGCAGGTGCGACAGGTGGCGCTGGACCGGTTCGGCGCAGATGTGTTGCGGACGGGTCAGCCGAGTTCGGGCCTGCGGGCGGTGATCGTGCCGATCTATCTGTATCACCGTTATCAGGTGAATGCCGCAGCCAAGATGATTGGCGGTTATGATTTCCATTATGCCGAGACGGGCGAAGCCGATCTGGCCGGGACGGCGGTTCCTGCGGCGCGACAGAAGGCGGCACTGGATGCGCTGGTGGCAACCCTGGACCCGGCGGCTCTGGACCTGCCGGATGACACGCTGAACCTGCTGACCCCGCCCATGGTGTCGTTTCGCGGGGCAAATGCCGGTGCGGAATATTTCCCCGGCGAGACCGGCGCGATGTTCGATTTGCTGGCCGCAGCGGATACAGCCGCCTCCATGACGCTGAGCGCGGTGCTGCATCCGCAGCGTGTGGCGCGACTGATCGAGACCCGGCGGCGGGACACCTCTGCGCTGGGCTATGATGACGTGCTTCAGGCATTGGAGGGCGCGGTGTTCCGCACGGTCTCCAGCCCGCGCCAGGCCGGGATCCTGCACCGGGAACAGGTGCGTTATGTCTCCACCCTGATCGATTTGTCCGGGAACGGGCAGGCGACGCCGGAAGTGGTGATGCAGACCAATGCCTATCTGGCGGGATTGGAGGGACGTCTGTCGAAGCGGCAACGCCGCATGCCGGACAGCGACGCAGCGGTGCGCATGGAGCTGGCCCGGCGCATAGGGGCGCATCTCGACCGACCATCACCGGCCGCGCCACCGTCTTCCAGCGCGATCGACATTCCGCCCGGCAGCCCGATCGGGGCGGGCAGCGCGGAAGCGTGCTGGCATTGCGATACGGATTGGCTATCGCGCTAG
- a CDS encoding isobutyryl-CoA dehydrogenase, whose amino-acid sequence MSALFSDEQVMIRDMARKFAEDQLMPHSEAWDRDSHFPVDVIKQAAELGFAGIYVRDDVGGSALTRTDAALIFEQLSYGDVSTAAFISIHNMASWMIDTFGSDEQRAAWLPRLTSMELIASYCLTEPGAGSDAASLKTRAVRDGDDYVISGTKQFISGAGTSDIYVLMARTSDDGAKGVSTFIIEKDTPGLSFGANERKMGWKSQPTRQVILDGVRVPAANRIGEEGHGFRFAMAGLDGGRLNIAACALGGAQLALDKAVAYAKEREQFGKAIATFQNTAFKLADMETELQAARVMLYEAAGRLDGKAPDATRWCAMAKRFVTDTAFKVANDALQIHGGYGYLADYGVERIVRDLRVHQILEGTNEIMRVIISRDMLKD is encoded by the coding sequence ATGAGTGCTTTGTTTTCCGACGAACAGGTGATGATCCGGGACATGGCCCGCAAATTCGCGGAAGATCAATTGATGCCCCATTCCGAGGCCTGGGACCGCGACAGCCATTTCCCGGTTGATGTCATCAAACAGGCCGCAGAACTGGGCTTTGCCGGCATCTATGTGCGCGATGATGTGGGCGGCAGCGCGCTGACCCGGACCGATGCGGCGCTGATCTTCGAACAGCTTTCCTATGGCGATGTATCGACCGCGGCCTTCATCTCGATCCACAACATGGCGAGCTGGATGATCGACACGTTCGGCTCTGACGAACAGCGCGCGGCCTGGCTGCCGCGGCTGACCTCGATGGAGCTGATCGCGTCCTATTGCCTGACCGAGCCGGGTGCGGGATCGGATGCGGCGAGCCTGAAGACGCGGGCCGTGCGCGATGGCGACGACTATGTCATCAGCGGCACGAAGCAATTCATCTCGGGCGCCGGAACGTCCGACATCTATGTGCTGATGGCGCGCACATCGGATGACGGGGCCAAGGGCGTCTCCACCTTCATCATCGAGAAGGACACGCCGGGCCTCAGCTTCGGCGCGAACGAGCGCAAGATGGGCTGGAAGAGCCAGCCGACCCGGCAGGTCATCCTCGATGGCGTGCGTGTGCCGGCAGCAAACCGGATCGGCGAGGAAGGCCATGGCTTCCGCTTCGCGATGGCGGGGCTGGATGGCGGACGGCTGAACATTGCCGCCTGTGCGCTTGGCGGCGCGCAGCTGGCGCTGGACAAGGCGGTGGCCTATGCCAAGGAGCGCGAACAATTCGGCAAGGCGATCGCCACATTCCAGAACACGGCCTTCAAGCTGGCCGACATGGAAACAGAGCTGCAGGCGGCTCGGGTGATGCTGTATGAGGCCGCCGGGCGGCTGGACGGCAAGGCGCCGGATGCCACGCGCTGGTGCGCCATGGCGAAGCGGTTCGTGACGGACACGGCCTTCAAGGTGGCCAATGATGCGCTGCAGATTCATGGCGGCTATGGCTATCTCGCCGACTATGGCGTGGAGCGCATTGTGCGGGATCTGCGCGTGCACCAGATCCTGGAAGGCACCAACGAAATCATGCGCGTCATCATCTCGCGGGACATGCTGAAGGACTGA
- a CDS encoding GNAT family N-acetyltransferase: MSMQQASTAYGIDGATASDLATLIEVDRAASTLFAPTGLLSEEALADHVPLDVLAHAAGTGDLFTARAGSGIPVGFALVSLRGGTLYLDQISVHPDHGRQGLGAALLGRVVDEARTRKLRRVTLSTFRDLPWNGPFYARHGFREIKRSDMADWMLDLERIQAEDLDISKRCFMVRKLGWL, from the coding sequence ATGTCAATGCAACAGGCCAGCACAGCTTATGGAATAGACGGGGCGACCGCTTCCGATCTTGCGACGCTGATCGAGGTGGATCGCGCCGCCAGCACGCTGTTTGCGCCGACAGGCCTCCTGTCGGAAGAGGCGCTGGCAGACCATGTGCCGCTGGACGTCCTCGCCCATGCCGCCGGCACCGGGGACCTGTTCACTGCCCGCGCCGGCAGCGGCATTCCGGTCGGCTTCGCGCTGGTCTCGCTACGCGGCGGCACACTCTATCTCGACCAGATCAGCGTCCATCCCGATCATGGCCGCCAGGGGCTGGGCGCGGCCCTGCTGGGCCGGGTGGTTGACGAGGCCAGGACCCGGAAACTGCGCCGGGTCACCCTGTCCACCTTCCGCGACCTGCCCTGGAACGGCCCCTTCTATGCCCGCCATGGCTTTCGCGAGATCAAGCGCAGCGACATGGCCGACTGGATGCTGGACCTGGAACGCATCCAGGCCGAGGATCTGGACATCTCGAAACGCTGTTTCATGGTGCGTAAACTTGGCTGGTTGTAG
- the hemB gene encoding porphobilinogen synthase, whose protein sequence is MTQFPQAFPATRMRRLRQAPWIRSLAGENVLTPSDLIWAVFVHEGEDRLPVGSLPGIDRLSVKDAAKAAVRARELGIPAIALFPYIGPDGKDETGSGALDPDGLVPRALKAMKDAAPEVGLITDVALDAYTSHGHDGLLDADGTIPNDATTEKLVRQALVHVGAGADVVAPSDMMDGRIGAIRTAFEDEGFTNQMILAYAAKYASGFYGPYRDAIGSAAALKGDKKTYQQDPANSDEALREVALDLAEGADMVMVKPGLPYLDIVQRVSSTFGVPTIAYQVSGEYAQIKAAARNGWIDGDRVMMESLICFKRAGASGVITYFAEEAAETLNG, encoded by the coding sequence ATGACCCAGTTTCCCCAAGCCTTCCCGGCCACCCGCATGCGCCGCCTGCGCCAGGCGCCCTGGATCCGCTCGCTCGCGGGCGAGAACGTCCTCACCCCCTCAGACCTGATCTGGGCCGTCTTCGTGCATGAGGGCGAGGATCGCTTGCCCGTCGGTTCCCTACCCGGCATTGACCGGCTCAGCGTCAAGGATGCCGCAAAGGCGGCCGTGCGGGCGCGGGAACTCGGCATCCCGGCGATCGCGCTGTTTCCCTATATCGGCCCCGACGGCAAGGACGAGACCGGCTCCGGCGCGCTCGACCCGGACGGGCTCGTCCCCCGCGCGCTCAAGGCCATGAAGGATGCCGCGCCGGAAGTCGGCCTGATCACCGATGTCGCGCTCGACGCCTATACAAGCCACGGCCATGACGGCCTGCTGGACGCCGACGGCACCATCCCGAATGATGCGACCACGGAAAAACTGGTCCGGCAGGCTCTGGTCCATGTCGGCGCGGGCGCGGATGTCGTCGCGCCCTCAGATATGATGGATGGCCGCATCGGCGCGATCCGTACCGCGTTCGAGGACGAAGGCTTCACCAACCAGATGATCCTCGCCTACGCTGCCAAATATGCCAGCGGCTTCTACGGCCCCTATCGCGATGCTATCGGCTCGGCGGCGGCGCTGAAGGGCGACAAGAAGACCTATCAGCAGGATCCCGCCAATTCGGACGAGGCCCTGCGGGAGGTGGCGCTCGACCTGGCCGAGGGCGCCGACATGGTCATGGTCAAGCCCGGCCTTCCGTATCTGGACATTGTCCAGCGCGTCTCCTCCACCTTCGGTGTGCCGACCATCGCCTACCAGGTCTCCGGCGAATACGCCCAGATCAAGGCCGCCGCCCGGAATGGCTGGATCGACGGCGACCGCGTGATGATGGAGTCGCTCATCTGCTTCAAACGCGCCGGCGCCAGTGGCGTGATCACCTACTTCGCGGAAGAGGCTGCGGAGACTTTGAACGGGTAA
- a CDS encoding VOC family protein — MKVNALDHINIVTDDLAGTVRFFVDIFGLDVRDAPPPLPPEQFQWLYDESNRAIFHIVSKAAKQAYPRETPIGGLTGAIHHVALSCSGYETFTEKLQAHNIEYRTNTVASANLRQIFFTEPNGVLLELNFRQD; from the coding sequence ATGAAAGTGAACGCACTCGACCATATCAACATTGTCACCGATGACTTGGCTGGCACGGTCCGGTTCTTCGTCGACATTTTCGGACTGGACGTCCGCGACGCGCCGCCACCTCTGCCGCCCGAACAATTCCAATGGCTCTATGATGAGAGCAACCGCGCCATTTTCCATATCGTGTCAAAAGCCGCGAAACAGGCCTATCCGCGCGAGACGCCTATAGGTGGTCTGACCGGCGCCATCCACCACGTCGCCCTCTCATGCAGCGGATACGAAACCTTCACTGAGAAGCTCCAGGCCCACAACATCGAATACCGTACAAACACCGTCGCCTCGGCCAATCTCCGTCAGATATTCTTCACCGAACCGAATGGTGTTCTGCTGGAGCTGAATTTCAGACAGGATTAG